A stretch of the Leptospiraceae bacterium genome encodes the following:
- a CDS encoding AAA family ATPase, whose protein sequence is MTERLFKMTEINTEMGYRLLRLEFLNWGTFSNGKIYSVDTSGKTALITGANGSGKSTLVDALLTLLVPSQKRNYNLASGTERKRDRDEKTYIQGNYGKTTDEALGSKILKMREPGEGHISILLAVFYSEEIKRYATIAQVMWFNNGALDKFYLVGEKELTIKEDFNHKGDIKQFKKTLRSQEGVKIFDSFKEYVHEFIKNVGLRSEKALDLFNQIVAIKSIGNLKEFIREHMLEKHDMNQLVEDLDKNYKNLNDSYNAILQARKQMQELVPIEEDAIKYEEILQEIQNIQGSIFVLPAFFSKEKIALFRENLETTKFNLSKMTDMTGESVSELTRKREEERSLYATLENDSVGRRITELQKQLIDERKVLVTRQTAFDKYRNLAVNLLLQTKISQESFYENKKLAESKITKNLDHQKEIEKKRDEWVIIRNNLHTNKQELELELNSLKTRKDSLPGLQIEMRREICEALNIPIDELPYASELMQVKAKESDWKGAIEKLLNNFGRSLLVPDKHYMEVNNFINKTRLRGKLVYFRMIENDNRNTKPNSSDSLFYKLEFKPNSPFTYWLESRILNDFNYICADSLKDFQKEDRAVTREGLIKHSRTRHEKDDRNSIQDKSKYILGWSNTDKVKALEEELKNFEKKYEDAYSKMDALDKEKRTIQKNDIELREILRFENYSEIDTDPIEKVIKETESHRKELEVSTNSLKKIQEKLDSIKQEIQKLERDRTEFDKKRHNLERDIQEYETEIKECESVLALIKDDEYAKYKPEIEKRITGTNKLSLANIKNKQNELHTFFEKQKEDKEEAKQKFLTTIVRKMEAYIKNFETETTELTAEIESIPDFRRELTKIQNDKLPEYQEKFRRMMDEKVAHQIAEFREDLNDQEKEILLKIDELNEALETIDYIAGYTFIQLDCQPTVNVEISDFKRELTECIPDLERPEENEVKFLKIRDLLDKLKNRSSENTDRWVKLVTDVRNWLDFRAIELTREDRKQKEVYDSSAGKSGGQTVKLAYTILASAISYQFGIREKKSFRLVVIDEMFNNLDNQNSRFAMDLFKQLGLQLLVVTPLDKISIVEPYISSIHLVANNQEGKDSRVYPITMETLRKKKEK, encoded by the coding sequence ATGACAGAAAGACTCTTCAAGATGACTGAAATCAATACCGAAATGGGCTATCGTCTCCTCCGTTTAGAATTTTTAAATTGGGGAACGTTTAGCAATGGAAAAATATATTCAGTAGACACAAGCGGTAAAACTGCATTAATCACAGGTGCAAACGGTTCTGGTAAATCTACATTAGTCGATGCACTGCTCACACTACTTGTCCCATCCCAAAAAAGAAATTATAACCTGGCAAGTGGAACAGAGCGCAAAAGAGACAGAGATGAAAAAACTTATATTCAAGGTAATTACGGTAAGACCACAGACGAGGCGCTCGGAAGCAAAATCTTAAAAATGCGCGAGCCTGGCGAGGGGCATATTTCGATTTTACTCGCAGTCTTTTACAGTGAAGAAATTAAACGTTATGCGACAATTGCACAGGTCATGTGGTTTAACAATGGAGCTTTGGATAAATTTTATCTAGTGGGCGAAAAAGAATTAACCATAAAAGAAGATTTTAACCACAAGGGTGATATAAAACAATTCAAAAAAACTCTACGCTCACAGGAAGGAGTAAAGATCTTTGACTCCTTTAAAGAATATGTTCACGAGTTTATAAAAAATGTAGGGCTTCGTTCTGAAAAAGCACTCGATTTATTTAATCAAATCGTTGCCATCAAATCTATCGGCAATTTAAAAGAATTCATTCGTGAGCATATGCTAGAAAAACATGATATGAATCAACTAGTGGAAGATTTAGATAAGAATTACAAAAATTTAAACGATAGTTATAACGCGATTTTGCAAGCTCGTAAGCAAATGCAAGAACTTGTTCCCATTGAAGAAGATGCTATAAAATATGAGGAAATTTTACAAGAAATTCAAAACATCCAGGGAAGTATATTCGTATTACCCGCATTCTTTTCAAAAGAGAAAATTGCACTCTTTCGAGAAAATCTAGAAACTACAAAGTTTAATCTTTCTAAAATGACAGACATGACAGGAGAGTCGGTCTCTGAATTAACTCGCAAGAGAGAAGAAGAAAGAAGTCTTTATGCGACGCTAGAAAATGATTCTGTTGGAAGAAGAATCACTGAACTCCAGAAGCAATTAATAGATGAACGCAAAGTTCTCGTTACCCGCCAGACTGCATTTGATAAGTATAGAAATCTGGCTGTTAATTTACTTTTGCAAACTAAAATTTCGCAAGAAAGTTTTTATGAAAATAAAAAGTTAGCAGAATCTAAGATCACAAAAAATCTTGATCACCAAAAAGAAATCGAGAAGAAAAGAGATGAATGGGTTATTATTCGAAACAATTTACACACAAATAAACAAGAGCTTGAATTAGAATTGAATTCTTTGAAAACAAGAAAAGATTCTCTTCCGGGTCTTCAAATTGAAATGCGTAGAGAAATCTGCGAAGCTTTAAATATTCCCATCGACGAATTGCCATATGCCAGTGAACTCATGCAAGTAAAAGCAAAGGAGTCTGATTGGAAAGGTGCTATCGAAAAACTTCTAAACAATTTTGGAAGAAGCCTACTTGTGCCAGATAAACACTATATGGAAGTGAATAATTTTATCAATAAGACAAGACTCAGAGGAAAGCTGGTTTATTTTCGAATGATTGAAAACGATAACCGCAATACCAAGCCGAATTCTTCTGATTCTTTGTTTTATAAGTTAGAATTTAAACCAAATTCTCCTTTCACCTATTGGCTTGAATCTAGAATTTTAAATGATTTTAATTATATCTGTGCAGACTCCTTAAAAGATTTTCAAAAAGAAGATAGAGCCGTCACCCGCGAGGGGCTAATCAAGCATTCCCGCACAAGGCATGAGAAAGACGATAGGAATTCTATTCAGGACAAGTCCAAGTATATATTAGGATGGTCTAATACAGATAAAGTGAAGGCACTTGAAGAAGAATTAAAAAACTTCGAAAAAAAATACGAAGATGCCTACTCTAAAATGGATGCCCTCGATAAAGAAAAAAGAACAATTCAGAAAAATGACATCGAGCTAAGAGAGATTTTGCGCTTCGAAAATTATTCAGAAATAGATACGGATCCAATCGAAAAGGTAATTAAAGAAACAGAATCTCACAGAAAAGAACTAGAAGTATCAACGAATAGTCTTAAAAAAATTCAAGAAAAACTAGATAGCATTAAACAAGAAATTCAAAAACTAGAGCGAGATAGAACTGAATTTGATAAGAAACGCCATAACCTGGAACGCGACATTCAAGAATATGAGACTGAGATCAAAGAATGTGAGAGTGTGCTTGCGCTGATTAAAGACGATGAGTATGCCAAATACAAACCAGAAATTGAAAAACGTATCACGGGGACAAATAAACTTAGCCTCGCAAACATTAAGAACAAACAAAATGAACTGCATACTTTCTTTGAGAAACAAAAAGAAGACAAAGAAGAAGCAAAGCAAAAATTTCTAACTACAATCGTTCGAAAGATGGAAGCCTATATCAAAAACTTTGAAACGGAAACTACTGAGTTAACCGCAGAAATAGAATCTATTCCTGATTTCAGAAGAGAACTAACTAAAATTCAAAATGATAAACTTCCCGAATACCAAGAAAAATTCAGACGAATGATGGATGAAAAAGTAGCACACCAAATTGCTGAATTTAGAGAAGATTTAAACGACCAGGAAAAAGAAATCCTTTTAAAGATCGATGAATTAAACGAAGCATTAGAAACAATTGATTATATTGCAGGTTATACATTTATTCAATTGGATTGTCAACCTACTGTGAATGTGGAAATCTCTGATTTCAAGCGTGAGCTAACAGAGTGTATCCCTGACTTAGAGCGTCCAGAAGAAAACGAGGTAAAATTTCTAAAGATAAGAGATTTACTCGATAAACTTAAAAATAGAAGTTCCGAAAATACTGACAGATGGGTTAAGCTTGTCACTGATGTTCGCAATTGGCTTGACTTCCGTGCAATCGAACTTACCCGCGAAGACAGAAAGCAAAAAGAAGTCTATGATTCCAGTGCAGGTAAATCCGGTGGTCAAACTGTAAAACTCGCCTATACTATATTAGCCTCTGCAATATCTTATCAATTTGGAATTAGAGAAAAGAAATCTTTCCGTTTAGTGGTGATTGATGAGATGTTTAATAATCTAGACAATCAGAATTCCAGATTCGCCATGGACTTATTTAAACAGCTCGGTTTGCAGTTACTCGTTGTTACACCGTTAGATAAAATCAGCATTGTAGAGCCTTATATCTCTTCGATTCACCTAGTTGCGAATAACCAGGAAGGAAAAGACTCCCGCGTATACCCAATCACAATGGAAACACTGAGAAAGAAAAAAGAAAAATAA
- a CDS encoding copper chaperone PCu(A)C: MRNLFILTLFVIAFQFSIADSKKEITVENARIKAVPGASQNTGGFMVLKNSSTKDVSLVKAESDISNSVELHTMMMVDGVMKMRPVEKIEIKANSSVELKPGSFHVMFIGLKAPLKVEEKKNLTLTFSNGQKEILSIPVKEITMK; this comes from the coding sequence ATGAGAAACCTATTTATACTAACATTGTTCGTAATTGCATTTCAGTTTAGCATAGCTGATTCTAAAAAAGAGATCACAGTAGAAAATGCAAGAATCAAAGCTGTTCCAGGTGCAAGCCAAAACACCGGCGGGTTTATGGTATTAAAAAATTCTTCCACAAAGGATGTCAGTTTGGTTAAAGCTGAATCCGATATTTCCAACTCCGTCGAATTACATACTATGATGATGGTAGATGGTGTAATGAAAATGCGTCCTGTCGAAAAAATTGAAATCAAAGCAAATAGCTCTGTAGAATTAAAGCCAGGCAGTTTTCATGTAATGTTTATCGGGCTAAAAGCACCATTGAAAGTAGAAGAAAAGAAAAATCTAACTTTGACTTTTAGCAACGGGCAGAAAGAAATTCTGTCTATTCCCGTAAAAGAAATAACTATGAAATAA
- a CDS encoding DUF4194 domain-containing protein: protein MEHTLPYAGAVLKLLKGPVNYDLDPKEWDQLSTYQTDLKKYFDKIGLHLVIDTDDGFAYLYQPSGDDDLGLPRITRRVPLPFDITLLCVLLREKLAEQVIEDTNMANLLKKEDLFELLNPFYPKTQNEAAQYREYERLIAKVVELGFLRRIEKEKTEFYQIEKIIKVRIRAEELNSIKARLLENNDRKTLQDD from the coding sequence ATGGAACATACTTTACCCTACGCAGGTGCCGTTTTAAAATTACTAAAAGGACCGGTCAATTACGATCTGGATCCAAAAGAATGGGATCAACTCTCTACCTATCAGACAGATTTAAAAAAATACTTCGATAAGATTGGACTTCATTTAGTTATTGATACGGATGATGGCTTTGCTTATCTATATCAACCTTCGGGTGATGATGATCTAGGTCTTCCACGGATAACAAGACGTGTCCCCCTACCCTTTGATATAACCCTTTTATGTGTGTTGCTTCGAGAGAAATTAGCAGAGCAAGTCATTGAAGATACAAACATGGCGAATCTATTAAAAAAAGAAGATCTATTTGAACTTTTAAATCCCTTTTATCCAAAGACACAAAACGAAGCAGCTCAATATAGAGAATACGAAAGATTAATCGCAAAAGTGGTAGAGCTTGGTTTTCTTCGTCGCATCGAGAAAGAAAAGACAGAATTTTACCAGATAGAAAAGATCATTAAGGTTAGAATTCGCGCAGAAGAATTAAATTCCATTAAGGCAAGGCTTTTAGAAAACAATGACAGAAAGACTCTTCAAGATGACTGA
- a CDS encoding DUF3375 domain-containing protein translates to MNYPRIKNLVKNSAAFRLFKKDYAAFIISFLYTEFKVYDQLTIEAEAFARTLKDTIESFKEENLLENELLLSSDHYINEWANDGFVRKFYEETKSEFYIEITPEIESVFKWVSEIEKIELGEVVSTRSRFLNIFHLLKELVEDNVATSQDRIRILEAQKKSIEQEIERLKSGGEIKKLDKREIVEQFKLALKEAKELVADFRQIERNFSDITKQTQNKYMNQISTKGAVLEYVLNADEELMNSEQGKSFKAFWQFILSPARQDEFERIINTLYKREDIRAIDESQFLRKLKKQLLDSGRKVNRATDKMADQIRKALSDKSLQENRRIKDIINDIKSLALKNQAALGSKKDFYSVESFPEIYLPIERPLWEKKDKGLKIDYALENANNEMSPEIMELLMRNSSINIDELLANIDSLLKYKPKVELREVIEKYPLKKGVEELVTYLWIASNREHHTVDNSQKVEFTISEDDDETVSIKFPKVVYNI, encoded by the coding sequence ATGAATTACCCACGAATTAAAAATCTAGTCAAGAATTCGGCAGCTTTTCGATTATTTAAAAAAGATTACGCCGCTTTTATCATAAGCTTTCTTTATACAGAGTTTAAGGTTTACGACCAATTAACCATTGAAGCGGAAGCATTTGCTCGAACTCTAAAGGATACGATTGAATCCTTCAAGGAAGAAAACTTATTAGAGAACGAATTATTATTATCCTCTGATCATTATATCAATGAATGGGCTAATGACGGTTTTGTGCGAAAATTTTATGAAGAAACAAAATCAGAATTTTACATTGAAATCACTCCTGAAATAGAATCTGTATTCAAATGGGTTTCCGAAATTGAAAAAATTGAACTGGGAGAAGTTGTATCGACTCGTTCTCGGTTTTTAAATATATTTCACCTTTTAAAAGAACTTGTAGAAGATAACGTTGCGACTTCGCAAGACCGGATTCGAATTCTAGAAGCTCAAAAGAAAAGCATCGAACAAGAAATTGAACGATTAAAGTCCGGCGGGGAAATTAAAAAATTAGACAAAAGAGAAATTGTAGAACAATTCAAATTAGCCTTAAAAGAAGCTAAAGAATTAGTCGCAGACTTCCGGCAAATCGAGCGTAACTTCTCTGATATAACCAAGCAAACGCAAAACAAATACATGAACCAGATTTCTACAAAAGGGGCGGTTCTTGAGTATGTGCTAAATGCTGATGAAGAGCTTATGAATTCAGAGCAAGGCAAAAGCTTTAAAGCATTCTGGCAATTTATACTTTCTCCTGCGAGGCAAGACGAATTTGAGAGAATTATAAATACTCTTTATAAAAGGGAAGATATTCGCGCCATCGATGAAAGTCAGTTTTTGCGAAAATTAAAAAAGCAACTTCTTGATTCAGGTCGAAAAGTAAATCGGGCAACGGATAAAATGGCAGATCAAATTCGAAAGGCTTTATCGGATAAGAGTCTACAAGAAAATCGACGCATTAAAGATATAATCAACGATATAAAAAGTCTTGCCCTTAAAAATCAAGCGGCGCTTGGTTCGAAAAAGGATTTTTATTCCGTAGAAAGCTTTCCTGAAATTTATCTCCCAATCGAGCGACCACTCTGGGAGAAAAAAGACAAAGGGCTTAAGATTGATTATGCGCTAGAAAATGCAAATAATGAAATGAGTCCCGAGATTATGGAGCTACTTATGCGAAATAGCTCTATTAATATCGACGAGCTATTGGCTAATATTGATTCGCTTCTAAAATACAAGCCGAAAGTAGAGCTCAGAGAAGTAATTGAGAAGTATCCGCTAAAGAAAGGCGTAGAAGAGCTCGTTACATATCTCTGGATTGCTTCCAATCGAGAACATCATACTGTTGATAATTCGCAAAAAGTAGAATTTACAATTTCGGAAGACGATGACGAAACCGTTTCAATCAAATTTCCAAAGGTGGTTTATAATATCTAA
- a CDS encoding 3-deoxy-D-manno-octulosonic acid transferase: protein MVGLYILFTFLIYPITLIASLFSEKAKVFLGKRKADKEKIRKIPYELGINRVLWLHAASVGELDQCKALAKSIKENEPNSLIIQSVFSESVQEKNYDLENTYLSFRLPLDFYFAYDFIFEKFQPDSLVLMAWDSWPNLILAAKRHNCKVFLASAVLDPKSKRTSFFARSLTRAIFARFSGIGSVNESMILPFQELTDNSVSVKSLGDSRFDSVVDKIKSKKPDSKFTEFAESYLKNPVLILASTYKECDEVVLAEIEKVLDLGYSIWIFPHKVDVGRIQEIQAYLRERKLTVSLYSEVKNPCKDRIILFDALGILAFAYFYGKIAYVGGASHNKVHNVLEPAYFGLPLITGSRIFNSFDALTLKEKESLRTVNSSKEFLEAIRIYSEEKYQSRVSATNREYVLSRLGASLAFYNAFLKK from the coding sequence ATGGTCGGTCTCTATATTCTATTTACATTTCTAATCTATCCAATCACTTTGATTGCTTCACTTTTCAGTGAAAAGGCAAAAGTTTTTCTTGGCAAGCGTAAGGCGGATAAAGAAAAAATAAGGAAGATTCCTTATGAATTAGGAATCAATCGCGTTTTATGGCTTCATGCGGCGTCGGTAGGAGAATTAGACCAGTGCAAGGCCTTAGCAAAATCTATAAAAGAAAACGAGCCGAATAGTTTGATAATTCAGTCGGTTTTTTCAGAGAGCGTTCAGGAAAAAAATTATGATTTGGAAAATACCTATCTTAGCTTTCGCCTTCCTCTAGATTTTTATTTTGCCTATGATTTTATTTTTGAAAAATTTCAGCCGGATTCCCTTGTTCTAATGGCTTGGGACTCCTGGCCTAATTTGATTCTTGCTGCAAAGCGACACAACTGCAAAGTTTTCCTTGCCTCCGCTGTCCTCGATCCAAAATCAAAGCGCACATCGTTTTTTGCGCGTAGCCTCACGAGAGCGATTTTCGCAAGGTTTTCTGGGATTGGTTCGGTTAACGAGTCTATGATTTTACCCTTTCAGGAATTGACAGATAATTCGGTTTCGGTGAAGTCTTTGGGTGATTCAAGGTTTGACTCTGTCGTAGATAAGATTAAAAGTAAGAAGCCAGACTCTAAATTCACGGAATTTGCGGAGTCTTACCTCAAAAATCCGGTTCTAATTCTAGCCTCGACCTACAAAGAATGCGATGAAGTCGTTCTAGCCGAGATTGAGAAGGTTTTAGACTTGGGGTATTCTATTTGGATTTTTCCGCATAAGGTTGATGTAGGGAGAATCCAAGAAATTCAGGCATATTTGCGAGAACGTAAACTTACTGTTTCCCTTTATAGTGAAGTAAAAAATCCTTGTAAAGATAGAATTATTCTTTTTGATGCTTTAGGTATACTGGCTTTTGCATATTTTTATGGAAAAATTGCCTATGTAGGTGGGGCTTCGCACAATAAAGTGCACAATGTCCTCGAGCCCGCCTATTTCGGACTACCCTTAATTACGGGGAGCAGAATTTTTAATTCCTTTGACGCATTGACATTAAAGGAGAAAGAAAGTTTAAGAACAGTAAATTCTAGTAAGGAGTTTTTAGAAGCAATTCGAATTTATTCTGAAGAGAAATACCAGAGTCGCGTAAGTGCGACAAATCGAGAGTATGTGCTCTCACGTTTAGGTGCTTCCCTTGCTTTTTATAATGCCTTCCTAAAAAAATGA